In one window of Oncorhynchus gorbuscha isolate QuinsamMale2020 ecotype Even-year linkage group LG23, OgorEven_v1.0, whole genome shotgun sequence DNA:
- the LOC124011033 gene encoding chromosome alignment-maintaining phosphoprotein 1-like, which translates to MDAVVEVKESETAMTGATMDVKESETAMTGATMDVKESETAMTGATMDVKESETAMTEATMDVKESETAMAGFEESTEATMDVKESISAAMDLKESMPVMIEVNESESKEAVVDIKESQGAVMELKRQSSSSGSQGRDRDRESDSYLQHLQCPHCLLQCKSHCSYLIHIAKIHPSRLDDTPVGRLGNAIFYQRTARLFHCSVCFHTAREFPRLYDHLLTCHCLSGKGQGEEGEGDERRGEGGEEQEGISVDVLSKDSSHPPSEPKAEEEDEDKGGVKQEEEGRKRGLEEMEGGEDNEENSRSAGSPMKRKISPTAGSEEDDHDEEEEELQTNNNKKSDKHKKQEEAFLTKYIQRQGGRYNCRLCGKRSKMKGHAIHHVSYKHDVPKPYCCKECSKAFILEYSLLNHIYHNHRQGMYRCLFCPFSSDVVWGIKRHGNRCNARSGEGEEGEGSNGEE; encoded by the coding sequence ATGGATGCCGTGGTGGAGGTTAAGGAGTCAGAGACAGCCATGACGGGAGCCACAATGGACGTTAAGGAGTCAGAGACAGCCATGACGGGAGCCACAATGGACGTTAAGGAGTCAGAGACAGCCATGACGGGAGCCACAATGGACGTTAAGGAGTCAGAGACAGCCATGACGGAAGCCACAATGGACGTTAAGGAGTCAGAGACAGCCATGGCGGGTTTTGAGGAGTCAACGGAAGCCACAATGGACGTTAAGGAGTCAATTTCAGCCGCCATGGACCTGAAGGAGTCCATGCCAGTCATGATTGAAGTTAATGAGTCAGAGTCAAAAGAAGCCGTTGTGGACATTAAGGAGTCACAGGGAGCTGTTATGGAACTCAAGAGGCAGTCTTCCTCCTCTGGCAGCCAGGGGCGGGACAGAGACCGGGAGTCGGACAGCTATCTCCAGCACCTCCAGTGTCCCCACTGTCTGCTCCAGTGTAAGAGCCACTGCAGCTACCTCATCCACATCGCTAAGATCCATCCAAGCCGCCTGGATGACACGCCGGTGGGTCGCCTGGGCAACGCCATCTTCTACCAGCGCACGGCACGGCTGTTCCACTGCAGCGTGTGTTTCCACACGGCCAGGGAGTTCCCTCGCCTCTACGACCACCTGCTCACCTGCCACTGCCTCTCTGGGAAGGgccagggtgaggagggagaaggggatgagcgtaggggggaagggggagaagaacaGGAAGGTATCAGTGTAGACGTGCTTTCAAAAGACAGTAGTCATCCTCCCAGTGAGCCCAAggcagaagaggaggatgaggacaaAGGAGGTGTGAAGCAAGAGGAGGAAGGTAGGaaaagaggactagaggagatggagggaggcgaGGACAATGAAGAGAACTCCCGCTCAGCCGGCAGCCCCATGAAACGAAAAATAAGCCCTACGGCAGGCAGTGAGGAAGATGATcatgatgaagaggaagaggagctacagaccaacaacaacaaaaaaagtgacAAACACAAAAAGCAGGAAGAGGCCTTCCTGACCAAATATATCCAGCGCCAGGGGGGTCGCTACAACTGTCGCCTGTGTGGCAAGCGCTCCAAGATGAAGGGCCATGCCATCCACCACGTGAGCTACAAGCACGACGTGCCCAAACCTTACTGCTGTAAAGAGTGTAGCAAGGCCTTCATACTAGAGTATTCGCTACTCAACCATATCTACCACAACCACAGACAGGGCATGTACCGCTGTCTCTTCTGCCCCTTCAGCTCTGACGTGGTGTGGGGCATAAAACGTCATGGCAACCGCTGCAATGCCCGAagcggggagggggaggagggggagggcagcaATGGAGAAGAGTGA
- the LOC124011308 gene encoding P2Y purinoceptor 8-like, which yields MNISVEVARGVNNATLEMLVSPVMTVAVPVIYLSVFVCSTPCNLLSLVALLNVHYKRHTPTSVFAINLSLADLLYSAFLPLQVLYHLWGNDWLWGAALCGLTTTALNCNMHCSVLTTCAIALERYCGVVRPLRTKHWRTARRAAITCVLIWAFVLITQTPLLLRDLTLRVVELNITTCFDVLPRKLFIHQSIAYLYFLVVLLMFYVLPLVVLVSCYVAVARGLHRSLPTAAEGSDGKREVLSRRRAQTTVALATLCFVVCYLPTITLHGLHVVFHTQGKSLYRYYKLALSINSLNCCFDPFVYYFASREFRLALRRLLGRCVPLGEGEELGTSELVSMTGEPRESKGHY from the exons ATGAACATCTCAGTAGAGGTGGCCAGAGGGGTCAACAATGCCACCCTGGAGATGCTGGTCAGTCCTGTGATGACCGTGGCAGTGCCTGTTATTtacctgtctgtgtttgtgtgcagtACCCCCTGCAACCTGCTGTCTCTGGTAGCGCTGCTGAACGTCCATTACAAACGCCACACTCCCACGTCTGTGTTTGCCATCAACCTGTCACTGGCAGACCTGCTCTACAGCGCCTTCCTGCCCCTACAG gTGTTATACCACCTGTGGGGTAATGACTGGCTGTGGGGCGCTGCCCTCTGTGGCCTCACCACCACAGCCCTCAACTGCAACATGCATTGCTCTGTCCTCACCACCTGTGCCATCGCGCTCGAGCGCTACTGCGGTGTCGTACGCCCGCTACGCACCAAACACTGGCGCACCGCCCGGAGAGCCGCCATCACCTGCGTCCTCATCTGGGCATTTGTTCTGATTACTCAGACACCCTTGCTCCTCCGTGACCTCACCCTCCGGGTCGTCGAGCTAAACATCACAACCTGCTTCGACGTACTTCCACGTAAACTGTTCATTCACCAATCAATAGCCTATCTCTACTTCCTAGTGGTTCTGCTGATGTTCTACGTGTTACCTTTAGTCGTCCTGGTCAGCTGTTATGTTGCCGTGGCCAGAGGCCTGCACAGGTCGTTGCCGACGGCAGCTGAAGGCAGTGACGGTAAGAGGGAAGTGTTGTCAAGGCGACGGGCTCAGACCACAGTCGCCTTAGCAACCCTGTGCTTTGTGGTGTGTTACCTACCAACCATCACCCTTCATGGCCTGCACGTAGTCTTCCACACCCAGGGCAAGAGCCTGTACAGATACTATAAACTAGCGCTGAGCATCAACAGCCTCAACTGCTGCTTTGACCCGTTTGTGTACTACTTTGCGTCGAGGGAGTTCCGTCTGGCTCTGAGGAGGCTGCTGGGGCGGTGTGTCCcactgggagagggggaggagcttGGGACCTCTGAGCTGGTGTCCATGACTGGGGAGCCTAGGGAATCTAAGGGCCACTACTAA